A region of Dioscorea cayenensis subsp. rotundata cultivar TDr96_F1 chromosome 5, TDr96_F1_v2_PseudoChromosome.rev07_lg8_w22 25.fasta, whole genome shotgun sequence DNA encodes the following proteins:
- the LOC120261835 gene encoding uncharacterized protein At3g49140-like isoform X5: protein MLTMDSAFALGFHPGCYRLSRNFSGSDGSHTVWGCRRSSSNIIHRSLGGGASELNGLCLFSNLTGCLGTPRSNVLSTRLGALSDNAGSLPEPLDRDRKPRYHPYEEIEEDSPTLEGARDGRLTDAETARTIIEVNSKATLLFSGMIDNAIHENIFLSDLSYLTDEHGDMLPEMEAYGPSDTDLVIEEITSDDDDDDDDNDDDDDDDDDDDDDDDDDNDDDDEEDFVSILEDEDGMIPSEALGDWANLGTMRASHPMHFANKIAEVVSGVQLDWMDQPSASIVMRGLLRPAFVEEQKFFRKHPPGSAINGSEKHQSRTTELEKDQGLQSGTTFYKLEMVNIQLVSAYGNQSTVKIQDFQDAQPDAIAHSAANIISRLKAGGEKITEAFKAICWTHKGIKVEEISLSGVDSLGFDLRVCAGTQVQTLRFSFSAQATSEYSAERQIHDLLFPRLQNKKQMQQQAQQKEL, encoded by the exons ATGTTGACGATGGACTCCGCTTTCGCTCTCGGATTCCACCCCGGTT GCTATCGCCTCTCCCGGAATTTCTCTGGTTCTGATGGCTCTCATACGGTCTGGGGTTGCCGTAGATCATCTTCGAACATAATCCATCGTTCTCTCGGCGGAGGAGCTTCGGAGCTCAATGGCCTGTG CCTCTTCAGCAATTTAACTGGCTGCCTTGGGACGCCCCGAAGCAACGTCCTCTCAACTAGACTTGGAGCTTTATCAGACAACGCCGGTTCTTTGCCGGAGCCCCTCGATAGAGACCGGAAACCACGCTACCACCCATACGAGGAAATTGAGGAAGACTCGCCCACACTTGAAGGCGCCCGGGATGGACGGCTCACTGATGCGGAAACCGCACGCACGATAATCGAG GTGAACAGCAAAGCAACACTTCTGTTCTCTGGAATGATCGATAATGCAATCCATGAGAACATTTTCTTGTCTGACCTGTCATATTTAACTGATGAACATGGAG ATATGCTCCCGGAGATGGAAGCTTATGGGCCATCTGATACAGATTTGGTAATAGAAGAAATTacaagtgatgatgatgatgatgatgatgacaatgatgatgatgatgatgatgatgatgatgatgatgatgatgatgatgatgacaatgatgatgatgatgaagag GATTTTGTTTCCATCctagaagatgaagatggcaTGATCCCTTCTGAAGCATTAGGTGATTGGGCGAACTTGGGCACTATGCGTGCTTCTCATCCAATGCATTTTGCTAATAAAATAGCAGAG GTTGTCTCAGGTGTCCAATTGGATTGGATGGATCAACCTTCTGCTAGTATTGTTATGCGAGGTCTTTTGAGACCTGCTTTTGttgaagaacaaaaattttttagaaaacaCCCGCCAGGTAGTGCAATTAATGGTTCTGAGAAGCATCAGAGCAGGACAA CAGAACTGGAGAAAGACCAAGGGCTGCAAAGTGGAACTACATTTTACAAGCTGGAAATGGTTAATATTCAGCTAGTTTCTGCATATGGAAACCAG TCTACAGTGAAGATTCAAGATTTTCAGGATGCACAGCCAGATGCCATTGCACATTCAGCTGCAAATATTATATCACGTTTAAAAGCTGGTGGAGAGAAGATTACGGAAGCCTTCAAGGCCATCTGTTGGACGCATAAGGGTATTAAAGTAGAG GAAATTTCCCTTTCTGGGGTGGACAGTCTTGGTTTTGACTTAAGAGTTTGTGCAGGAACACAAGTCCAAACCTTAAGGTTTTCTTTCAGCGCACAG GCCACTTCTGAATACAGTGCAGAGAGACAGATCCATGACCTCCTATTTCCAAGATTACAGAACAAGAAGCAGATGCAGCAACAAGCCCAGCAAAAGGAATTGTGA
- the LOC120261835 gene encoding uncharacterized protein At3g49140-like isoform X1, with protein sequence MLTMDSAFALGFHPGCYRLSRNFSGSDGSHTVWGCRRSSSNIIHRSLGGGASELNGLWNSLFSNLTGCLGTPRSNVLSTRLGALSDNAGSLPEPLDRDRKPRYHPYEEIEEDSPTLEGARDGRLTDAETARTIIEVNSKATLLFSGMIDNAIHENIFLSDLSYLTDEHGDMLPEMEAYGPSDTDLVIEEITSDDDDDDDDNDDDDDDDDDDDDDDDDDNDDDDEEDFVSILEDEDGMIPSEALGDWANLGTMRASHPMHFANKIAEVVSGVQLDWMDQPSASIVMRGLLRPAFVEEQKFFRKHPPGSAINGSEKHQSRTTELEKDQGLQSGTTFYKLEMVNIQLVSAYGNQSTVKIQDFQDAQPDAIAHSAANIISRLKAGGEKITEAFKAICWTHKGIKVEEISLSGVDSLGFDLRVCAGTQVQTLRFSFSAQATSEYSAERQIHDLLFPRLQNKKQMQQQAQQKEL encoded by the exons ATGTTGACGATGGACTCCGCTTTCGCTCTCGGATTCCACCCCGGTT GCTATCGCCTCTCCCGGAATTTCTCTGGTTCTGATGGCTCTCATACGGTCTGGGGTTGCCGTAGATCATCTTCGAACATAATCCATCGTTCTCTCGGCGGAGGAGCTTCGGAGCTCAATGGCCTGTG GAACAGCCTCTTCAGCAATTTAACTGGCTGCCTTGGGACGCCCCGAAGCAACGTCCTCTCAACTAGACTTGGAGCTTTATCAGACAACGCCGGTTCTTTGCCGGAGCCCCTCGATAGAGACCGGAAACCACGCTACCACCCATACGAGGAAATTGAGGAAGACTCGCCCACACTTGAAGGCGCCCGGGATGGACGGCTCACTGATGCGGAAACCGCACGCACGATAATCGAG GTGAACAGCAAAGCAACACTTCTGTTCTCTGGAATGATCGATAATGCAATCCATGAGAACATTTTCTTGTCTGACCTGTCATATTTAACTGATGAACATGGAG ATATGCTCCCGGAGATGGAAGCTTATGGGCCATCTGATACAGATTTGGTAATAGAAGAAATTacaagtgatgatgatgatgatgatgatgacaatgatgatgatgatgatgatgatgatgatgatgatgatgatgatgatgatgacaatgatgatgatgatgaagag GATTTTGTTTCCATCctagaagatgaagatggcaTGATCCCTTCTGAAGCATTAGGTGATTGGGCGAACTTGGGCACTATGCGTGCTTCTCATCCAATGCATTTTGCTAATAAAATAGCAGAG GTTGTCTCAGGTGTCCAATTGGATTGGATGGATCAACCTTCTGCTAGTATTGTTATGCGAGGTCTTTTGAGACCTGCTTTTGttgaagaacaaaaattttttagaaaacaCCCGCCAGGTAGTGCAATTAATGGTTCTGAGAAGCATCAGAGCAGGACAA CAGAACTGGAGAAAGACCAAGGGCTGCAAAGTGGAACTACATTTTACAAGCTGGAAATGGTTAATATTCAGCTAGTTTCTGCATATGGAAACCAG TCTACAGTGAAGATTCAAGATTTTCAGGATGCACAGCCAGATGCCATTGCACATTCAGCTGCAAATATTATATCACGTTTAAAAGCTGGTGGAGAGAAGATTACGGAAGCCTTCAAGGCCATCTGTTGGACGCATAAGGGTATTAAAGTAGAG GAAATTTCCCTTTCTGGGGTGGACAGTCTTGGTTTTGACTTAAGAGTTTGTGCAGGAACACAAGTCCAAACCTTAAGGTTTTCTTTCAGCGCACAG GCCACTTCTGAATACAGTGCAGAGAGACAGATCCATGACCTCCTATTTCCAAGATTACAGAACAAGAAGCAGATGCAGCAACAAGCCCAGCAAAAGGAATTGTGA